A window from bacterium encodes these proteins:
- a CDS encoding type Z 30S ribosomal protein S14 — translation MPKKALLIKWRKTPKFKVRRYSRCRNCGRPRAVFRKFGLCRICLRTLAHRGEIPGVVKASW, via the coding sequence ATGCCGAAGAAGGCCTTGCTCATCAAGTGGCGGAAGACGCCAAAGTTCAAGGTGCGCCGATACAGCCGCTGCCGGAACTGCGGCCGGCCGCGGGCGGTGTTCCGGAAGTTCGGGCTCTGCCGGATCTGCCTGCGCACGCTGGCCCATCGGGGCGAGATCCCCGGCGTCGTCAAGGCGAGCTGGTGA
- the rplE gene encoding 50S ribosomal protein L5 yields MARLREKYKTEVASGLRQRFGYTNPMQVPKVEKVVINMRVADALQDQRHLDKAVEELTLISGQRPVITRARRSIAAFKLRTGNPIGCKVTLRGERMYEFLDKLFNISLPRIKDFKGLSSRSLDGRGGMNIGLREQLIFPEIEYDKVDKIRGMDISIVTTARTDEEARELLRLMGLPMRETAQVGGAG; encoded by the coding sequence ATGGCACGGTTGCGTGAGAAGTATAAGACCGAGGTGGCCAGCGGACTCCGGCAGCGGTTCGGGTACACGAACCCGATGCAGGTGCCGAAGGTCGAGAAGGTTGTCATCAACATGCGTGTCGCGGACGCGCTCCAGGACCAGCGGCACCTCGACAAGGCGGTGGAGGAGCTCACCCTGATCAGCGGGCAGCGGCCGGTGATCACGCGCGCCCGCCGGTCGATCGCCGCGTTCAAGCTGCGCACCGGCAACCCGATCGGGTGCAAAGTCACGCTGCGCGGCGAGCGGATGTACGAGTTCCTCGACAAGCTGTTCAACATCAGCCTGCCCCGTATCAAGGACTTCAAGGGCCTGTCCAGCCGGTCGCTGGACGGGCGGGGTGGGATGAACATCGGCCTGCGGGAGCAGTTGATCTTCCCGGAGATCGAGTACGACAAGGTGGACAAGATCCGCGGCATGGACATCTCGATCGTGACGACCGCGCGGACCGACGAGGAGGCACGAGAGTTGCTGCGTCTCATGGGGCTGCCGATGCGGGAGACCGCGCAGGTCGGGGGGGCCGGGTAG
- the rplX gene encoding 50S ribosomal protein L24 gives MGGARTAVHVRRGDTVEVTHGKYRGKRGKVLRVMPAEGRIIVEGVMVAKRHSKPTERMPAGGIVEKEMPFPAGKAMLVCTRCGRAVRFGHQRLDDGTTVRVCRHCGELIDKA, from the coding sequence ATGGGCGGGGCGCGGACCGCGGTGCACGTGCGGCGGGGCGACACCGTCGAGGTGACCCACGGGAAGTACCGGGGCAAGCGCGGCAAGGTGCTGCGCGTGATGCCCGCGGAGGGGCGGATCATCGTCGAGGGCGTGATGGTCGCGAAGCGCCACAGCAAACCGACCGAGCGGATGCCGGCGGGCGGGATCGTGGAGAAAGAAATGCCGTTTCCGGCCGGCAAGGCGATGCTCGTGTGTACGCGCTGCGGGCGCGCGGTGCGGTTCGGACACCAGCGGCTCGACGACGGCACCACGGTGCGCGTCTGCCGGCATTGCGGCGAGCTGATCGACAAGGCGTAG